A stretch of DNA from Chlorogloeopsis sp. ULAP01:
GATGTCTTATGGCGCTGCTAAGTGGCAATAACGCAGGATAAACCAGAGGGGTAAACTCCTGGCTTCATGTCTTCAGGTGTGAAAAATATTGTTTGACTCAACTTTAGTAACCAAAGGAGATTTATGACTAATAAGCCGGAACGTGTGGTATTGATTGGAGTAGCCGGAGACTCCGGATGTGGTAAATCTACGTTTTTGCGTCGTCTTATAGATTTATTCGGTGAAGAATTAATGACAGTTATCTGTTTGGATGACTATCATTGTCTAGATAGAAAACAGCGTAAAGAAACAGGAATAACTGCTTTAGATCCAAGAGCAAACAATTTTGACCTGATGTATGAGCAAATCAAAGCGCTCAAAGAAGGTCAATCTATAATGAAGCCGATTTACAATCACGAAACTGGTTTAATCGATCCTCCAGAGTTAATAGAACCTAATCACATTTTAGTAATTGAAGGTTTGCATCCTTTATATGATGAGCGCGTGCGATCGCTAATTGACTTCAGTGTCTATTTTGATATTAGTGATGAAGTCAAGATCGCTTGGAAAATCCAGCGAGATATGGCAGAACGTGGTCACAATTATGAAGACGTTTTAGCTCAAATCAATTCCCGCAAACCAGATTTTCAAAAGTACATTGAGCCACAAAGAGAATTTGCTGATGTAGTTCTCCAGGTACTACCCACCAACCTGATTAAAGAGGATAAAGAACGTAAAGTTCTGCGGGTACGGATGCTACAGCGCGAGGGTAAGGAAGGCTTTGAGCCGGTTTATCTGTTTGATGAAGGTTCCACAATTCACTGGACTCCTTGTGGACGCAAGTTGACTTGTTCCTATCCTGGTATGCAAATGTACTATGGTTCGGATGTATACTACGGTCGCTACGTCTCGGTATTAGAAGTAGATGGTCAATTTGATAACTTAGATGAAGTAATTTATATTGAAACCCATCTGAGTAACACTTCTACCAAGTACCAAGGCGAGATGACTCACTTATTGCTCCAGCACCGTGAGTACCCTGGTTCCAACAACGGTACTGGTTTATTCCAAGTGCTGACAGGCTTGAAGATGCGTGCTGCCTACGAGCGTTTGACAGCAAGGGAAGCGAAAATGGCAGTTCAAGTCTAGAGTTTAATACTTGTGTCAAATGTCTTGGGGACGCTGTTGCGTCCTCCTTTTTTATGGGCGATCGCATAAGTTGGGTATTTAGCAAAAAAGTTACCTCAGTTGTAGTTAGTTTAAGAATTAGTAGCATCAATAAGTGATTTTGATAAAGTTCGTGTGTATCTGGAACTGCTAATTGTGAAAATATTGATATGATCGCAGATTAAGGTAGCTGATTTAAATGTCAATATGGAGTCAGCTACGTAACCTTTGTAGGAGGAATAAAAATTGTCTCGACGTTATCTATTCACCTCCGAGTCAGTCACCGAAGGTCATCCAGACAAAATCTGCGATCAGATTTCTGATGCAATTCTAGATGCCTTACTTACACAAGATCCTAGTAGCCGAGTTGCGGCTGAGGTTGTTGTCAATACTGGCTTGGTACTAATCACTGGTGAAATTACTACCAAAACCAATGCCAATTATGTAAATATCGCCCGTAAGAAAATTGCTGAGATTGGCTACACCGATGCTGTTAACGGCTTCTGTGCTAACAGCTGCTCAGTCATGGTAGCCTTGGACGAGCAATCACCAGATATTGCCCAAGGTGTAAATGCTGCCCAAGAAGCTCGTCAAGATAGTGAGGAACTTTTTGACAAGATTGGTGCAGGCGATCAAGGTATCATGTTTGGCTTTGCTTGTAACGA
This window harbors:
- a CDS encoding phosphoribulokinase; translation: MTNKPERVVLIGVAGDSGCGKSTFLRRLIDLFGEELMTVICLDDYHCLDRKQRKETGITALDPRANNFDLMYEQIKALKEGQSIMKPIYNHETGLIDPPELIEPNHILVIEGLHPLYDERVRSLIDFSVYFDISDEVKIAWKIQRDMAERGHNYEDVLAQINSRKPDFQKYIEPQREFADVVLQVLPTNLIKEDKERKVLRVRMLQREGKEGFEPVYLFDEGSTIHWTPCGRKLTCSYPGMQMYYGSDVYYGRYVSVLEVDGQFDNLDEVIYIETHLSNTSTKYQGEMTHLLLQHREYPGSNNGTGLFQVLTGLKMRAAYERLTAREAKMAVQV